From one Amycolatopsis sp. FDAARGOS 1241 genomic stretch:
- a CDS encoding helix-turn-helix domain-containing protein, whose amino-acid sequence MGRRKPRQIDVDRLFDTTASVFAERGYQAATALEIANRSGVNEVTIFRRYGGKAALINAALSHVLSRSPG is encoded by the coding sequence GTGGGCAGACGTAAGCCCAGGCAGATCGATGTTGACCGGCTGTTCGACACCACGGCATCGGTCTTCGCCGAGCGTGGCTACCAGGCCGCCACCGCGCTGGAGATCGCGAACCGCTCCGGCGTCAACGAGGTCACGATCTTCCGTCGCTACGGAGGGAAAGCGGCCCTGATCAACGCCGCGCTGTCACACGTCCTGAGCCGTTCGCCCGGCTGA
- a CDS encoding Clp protease N-terminal domain-containing protein: protein MFERFTPQARTVVVHAQEHARRLGHHHVGSEHLLLALASVPEPAGAVLRERGITPDRVEEEIVRRLGLGGGACLFGDLDRDALAAVGVDLDAVRARIVASFGADAVAQAAGAVHHRRRPRLSLRRAFPSGLLRRRRRRLLAAAVPGPAVNGRYHAEGAVPRGHLPLTTAARDSLAHSVHEAQARREQHIGVEHLALGLIGMNGGLVTPILQALGASGPPVRAAILDRYRRAG from the coding sequence ATGTTCGAGCGGTTCACTCCGCAAGCCCGCACCGTTGTCGTCCACGCCCAGGAGCACGCTCGCCGGCTCGGGCACCACCACGTCGGCTCCGAGCACCTGCTGCTCGCCTTGGCCTCGGTCCCCGAGCCGGCCGGTGCCGTCCTGCGGGAGCGGGGAATCACGCCGGACCGCGTGGAGGAGGAGATCGTCCGCCGGCTCGGGCTCGGCGGTGGTGCCTGCCTGTTCGGCGACCTCGATCGGGACGCCTTGGCGGCCGTCGGGGTCGATCTCGACGCCGTGCGGGCCCGGATCGTGGCGTCCTTCGGCGCCGACGCGGTTGCCCAGGCCGCCGGCGCCGTGCACCACCGGCGGCGGCCTCGGCTGAGCTTGCGCCGGGCCTTCCCTTCGGGCTTGCTCCGCCGCAGGCGTCGTCGCCTCCTCGCCGCAGCGGTCCCCGGCCCGGCCGTGAACGGCCGCTACCACGCCGAGGGTGCCGTTCCCCGCGGGCACCTGCCACTGACCACGGCGGCCCGGGACAGCCTGGCCCACAGCGTCCACGAGGCGCAGGCCAGGCGCGAGCAGCACATCGGTGTCGAACACCTGGCTCTCGGCCTGATCGGCATGAACGGTGGTCTGGTCACCCCGATCCTGCAGGCGCTCGGTGCCTCAGGCCCTCCGGTCCGGGCCGCGATCCTCGACCGCTACCGGCGAGCCGGCTGA
- a CDS encoding helix-turn-helix domain-containing protein: MESTLEIAESATSDDPEVGLRAVAALRALSERLEILQVERARKLGWSWQDIAERLGVTKQTVHRKYGRRVGGR; this comes from the coding sequence ATGGAATCAACTCTGGAAATCGCCGAAAGTGCCACGAGTGACGACCCCGAAGTGGGCCTGCGTGCGGTGGCAGCGTTGCGAGCACTGTCCGAACGGCTGGAGATCCTGCAGGTCGAACGGGCGCGCAAGCTGGGCTGGTCGTGGCAGGACATCGCCGAGCGGCTGGGAGTCACCAAGCAGACCGTGCACCGCAAGTATGGCCGGCGAGTCGGGGGGCGATGA
- a CDS encoding spermidine synthase, producing the protein MNIEEPVGAGVTRVWHVSDVLVDVRTDYQHLVIGKTAQGVSLFCDGERQSTEFSQLVYHEALLVPALLLAAQVDRMLVVGSSEGVVCRIAVAAGASVVDHVDIDTQAVRLCAEHLPYGYSAAELAAAERGDGPIRVHYADGWEFVRTSTEKYDIVLVDLPDEQEGTEAQHNRLYGEEFLKLCKGLLTPGGVVAYQGGCPTLWRNSTLVKCWRRFEDTFEAPVYFGSAEHEWAFFFGTGLDAPVETMVARLAALPYRPETVDEPTLRGATVPPISLRR; encoded by the coding sequence GTGAACATCGAGGAACCGGTCGGCGCGGGCGTGACCAGGGTCTGGCACGTCTCGGACGTGCTCGTCGACGTCCGCACCGACTACCAGCACCTGGTGATCGGCAAAACCGCACAGGGTGTCTCCTTGTTCTGCGACGGCGAACGGCAGAGCACCGAGTTCAGCCAGCTCGTCTACCACGAGGCTCTGCTCGTGCCCGCGCTGCTCCTGGCCGCGCAGGTGGACCGCATGCTGGTGGTCGGCTCCAGCGAAGGCGTGGTGTGCCGGATCGCCGTGGCGGCGGGCGCGTCGGTCGTCGACCACGTCGACATCGACACCCAGGCGGTGCGGCTCTGTGCCGAACACTTGCCCTACGGCTACTCGGCTGCGGAGCTGGCAGCGGCCGAGCGGGGCGACGGCCCGATCCGCGTGCACTACGCCGACGGCTGGGAGTTCGTCCGCACCTCCACCGAAAAGTACGACATAGTCCTGGTCGACCTGCCGGACGAGCAGGAGGGGACCGAAGCGCAGCACAACCGCCTGTACGGCGAGGAGTTCCTGAAGTTGTGCAAGGGATTGCTCACGCCCGGCGGAGTGGTGGCCTACCAGGGTGGCTGCCCGACGTTGTGGCGCAACTCGACGCTCGTCAAGTGCTGGCGGCGATTCGAGGACACGTTCGAGGCACCGGTCTACTTCGGCTCGGCCGAGCACGAGTGGGCGTTCTTCTTCGGCACCGGGCTCGACGCGCCGGTGGAGACGATGGTGGCCCGGCTGGCGGCGTTGCCGTACCGCCCGGAGACGGTCGACGAGCCGACGCTGCGCGGCGCGACGGTGCCGCCGATCAGCCTCCGCCGGTGA
- the speD gene encoding adenosylmethionine decarboxylase — protein MRTYFVGGEPHDEVGEFAGRHVLAEFSGVSSELLDDAAFLCESLELALTKAGATVRDVTFSKFEPQGVTVMALLSESHASIHSYPERGSVFVDVFTCGRRADPELAVQLLRDLLGAGVARTRTVHRGQEDR, from the coding sequence CTGAGGACCTACTTCGTCGGCGGGGAACCGCACGACGAGGTCGGCGAGTTCGCCGGCCGGCACGTGCTCGCGGAGTTCTCCGGCGTGTCGTCCGAGTTGCTCGACGACGCCGCTTTCCTGTGTGAGAGCTTGGAGCTCGCGTTGACCAAAGCCGGTGCCACCGTGCGCGACGTGACGTTCAGCAAGTTCGAACCGCAGGGCGTCACCGTGATGGCGTTGCTTTCGGAGTCGCACGCTTCGATCCACTCCTACCCCGAACGCGGGTCGGTGTTCGTCGACGTGTTCACATGCGGGCGCCGCGCGGACCCGGAACTGGCCGTGCAGCTGTTGCGAGATCTGCTCGGCGCCGGCGTGGCCCGGACCAGGACCGTCCACAGGGGACAGGAGGACAGGTGA
- a CDS encoding co-chaperone YbbN: MSETPRAPRTPRTPPRSPSPTWAPWCGPCKQLGPELDEIAGEHSDKITIVKLDVDANPQSARDFRLMSLPTLVVFRDGDGAQRIVGAKAKAELLKGLDALLS; encoded by the coding sequence ATGTCCGAGACACCGAGAGCACCGAGAACACCGAGAACACCGCCGCGGTCACCGTCTCCGACGTGGGCACCGTGGTGCGGACCGTGCAAGCAGCTCGGCCCGGAGCTCGACGAAATCGCCGGCGAACACAGCGACAAGATCACCATCGTCAAGCTCGACGTCGACGCGAACCCGCAGTCCGCCAGGGACTTCCGCCTGATGTCGCTGCCGACGCTGGTCGTGTTCCGCGACGGTGACGGCGCGCAGCGCATCGTCGGCGCCAAGGCGAAAGCCGAGCTCCTGAAGGGCCTCGACGCCCTCCTGTCCTGA
- a CDS encoding NAD(P)/FAD-dependent oxidoreductase produces the protein MVRPVRDRRAPPGHAQGFQDHQERAFADDKIRFRWNTVVENVAGAEPVTDLQPRDAVTGQPSALRVTGVFVAVGHEPRSELVRGQVTLDEAGYVVTRDRSTRTGLPGVFACGDLVDHTYRQAITAAGRGCSAALDVERRLAGTE, from the coding sequence ATCGTTCGCCCAGTCCGTGACCGTCGTGCACCGCCGGGACACGCTCAAGGCTTCCAAGATCATCAGGAGCGGGCCTTCGCCGACGACAAGATCCGGTTCCGGTGGAACACCGTGGTCGAGAACGTCGCCGGCGCCGAGCCGGTGACCGATCTCCAGCCGCGCGACGCGGTCACCGGGCAGCCCTCGGCGCTGAGGGTCACCGGCGTGTTCGTCGCGGTCGGACACGAGCCGCGCAGCGAACTGGTGCGCGGCCAGGTCACCCTGGACGAGGCAGGGTACGTCGTGACCCGCGACCGGTCGACGCGGACCGGCCTGCCCGGCGTCTTCGCCTGCGGCGACCTCGTCGATCACACCTACCGCCAGGCGATCACCGCGGCCGGTCGCGGCTGCAGCGCCGCGCTCGACGTCGAACGCCGCCTCGCCGGCACCGAATGA
- a CDS encoding MFS transporter codes for MLTSDGFWACSAARSSPAGSVTAVLCVCTGVDLSAMTVSAISYLSETMPAAHRGRAQSTTLAVGLAGIPAIAFLARDVVPLGADGWRIAFLVGGLGLLAVHALARLPESPRWLLYTGRTAQARAVLTKLGDPHLTLDENAGIRRDTSVGALAALAGRRLRRRTAVMLATWMLAMLGFYAFAAWVPAPLAEHCLSLAKSLTFSAITTIVAVPRRAGGPGRLRPVLPQVDDGGDLVVIAVFGIAYGFQLGRGREQSVRPAGVSARPSWR; via the coding sequence ATGCTGACCTCGGACGGTTTCTGGGCATGTTCTGCGGCGCGGTCCTCGCCGGCCGGGTCGGTGACGGCCGTCCTGTGCGTCTGCACCGGGGTGGACCTGTCGGCCATGACGGTGTCCGCGATCAGCTACCTCAGCGAGACGATGCCGGCGGCGCACCGGGGCCGCGCCCAGTCCACGACGCTGGCCGTCGGACTGGCCGGCATCCCGGCCATCGCCTTCCTGGCTCGCGACGTCGTGCCCCTCGGTGCCGACGGCTGGCGCATCGCGTTCCTCGTCGGCGGTCTGGGCCTGCTCGCGGTGCACGCGCTCGCGCGGTTGCCCGAATCGCCGCGCTGGCTGCTCTACACCGGGCGCACCGCCCAGGCACGCGCGGTCCTGACGAAGCTGGGCGACCCGCACCTCACGCTCGACGAGAACGCCGGCATCCGGCGCGACACCAGCGTCGGCGCCTTGGCCGCGCTGGCGGGCCGAAGGCTGCGCCGACGCACCGCGGTGATGCTCGCGACGTGGATGCTCGCGATGCTCGGGTTCTACGCCTTCGCCGCGTGGGTTCCGGCGCCGCTGGCCGAACACTGCTTGTCACTGGCCAAATCGCTGACCTTCTCGGCGATCACGACCATCGTTGCGGTTCCCCGGCGCGCTGGTGGCCCGGGCCGTCTCCGACCGGTTCTCCCGCAAGTGGACGATGGCGGCGACCTCGTGGTGATCGCGGTGTTCGGCATCGCCTACGGCTTTCAGCTCGGGCGGGGCCGGGAGCAATCTGTCCGGCCTGCTGGTGTCTCAGCCAGACCTTCGTGGCGTTGA
- a CDS encoding MFS transporter → MIYTYTPEVFPMRVRTFGCGVPYGAGRLATVVGPMRIPSIYTAGGYTAVFVTVATCWIGAGAIVALFGPETTRTPLESVPDGDSTDA, encoded by the coding sequence TTGATCTACACCTACACCCCCGAGGTGTTCCCGATGCGCGTGCGCACCTTCGGCTGCGGCGTGCCCTACGGCGCCGGCCGGCTGGCCACCGTGGTCGGGCCGATGCGCATCCCGTCCATCTACACCGCGGGGGGATACACCGCGGTGTTCGTCACCGTCGCCACGTGCTGGATCGGCGCCGGGGCGATCGTCGCGCTGTTCGGCCCCGAGACCACCCGCACGCCACTTGAATCCGTACCCGACGGCGATTCCACCGACGCGTGA
- a CDS encoding VCBS repeat-containing protein, which produces MRALVLAGVTGLLSMTLTTPALASGVPEQWSTGPFTAQVAVRAGDVNGDGKDDVVSFTTDLSGCTVFLSTGSGFQPGQDWGACRSGANDSPYYAYFIGDADNDGRADAITVRPNAISTPRVRGIFVARSITDGGGVARFGTPTQWLDNTIAGDQGSRAVDLEGDGDTDVIGLFSGGVPPLAARSDGTATLPLIAWGPQDLRGETQTLAADATGDGKADYLLIDSAGTRVVPGTANRWFDTPPAQWSTTPFHGTRKTLTADIDADGKADLVAVNDTEVQVMRSTGTGYSAPELWYPGSFSGTKDTLTADVDGDGDADLVAVNDNDVWVLRSQ; this is translated from the coding sequence ATGCGAGCTCTGGTGCTGGCCGGTGTGACCGGTCTGCTGTCCATGACCCTCACCACGCCGGCGCTGGCGTCCGGCGTACCGGAGCAGTGGTCGACCGGACCGTTCACCGCGCAGGTCGCGGTCAGGGCCGGGGACGTCAACGGCGACGGCAAGGACGACGTCGTCAGCTTCACCACCGACCTGTCCGGGTGCACCGTGTTCCTGTCGACCGGTTCGGGCTTCCAGCCGGGGCAGGACTGGGGCGCGTGCAGAAGTGGCGCCAACGACAGCCCGTACTACGCGTACTTCATCGGCGACGCGGACAACGACGGCCGCGCGGACGCCATCACAGTCCGGCCGAACGCCATTTCGACCCCGCGCGTACGGGGCATCTTCGTGGCCAGGTCGATCACCGACGGCGGCGGCGTGGCCCGGTTCGGGACGCCCACGCAGTGGCTGGACAACACCATCGCCGGCGACCAAGGGAGCCGGGCAGTGGACCTGGAGGGGGACGGGGACACGGACGTGATCGGCTTGTTCTCCGGCGGGGTCCCGCCACTGGCGGCCAGGTCGGACGGCACGGCGACGCTGCCCTTGATCGCGTGGGGCCCGCAGGACCTCCGCGGCGAGACGCAGACGCTGGCAGCGGACGCAACCGGCGACGGCAAGGCCGATTACCTCCTCATAGACTCGGCCGGCACGCGCGTGGTGCCCGGCACCGCGAACCGCTGGTTCGACACACCCCCGGCGCAGTGGTCGACGACGCCGTTCCACGGCACCAGGAAAACCCTCACCGCGGACATCGACGCCGACGGCAAAGCGGACCTCGTCGCCGTCAACGACACCGAGGTGCAGGTCATGCGCTCCACCGGCACGGGCTACTCCGCGCCCGAACTGTGGTACCCGGGCTCGTTCTCCGGCACGAAGGACACCCTCACGGCCGATGTGGACGGTGACGGCGACGCCGACCTCGTCGCGGTGAACGACAACGACGTCTGGGTGCTGCGCTCGCAGTAG
- a CDS encoding MFS transporter has product MRAGLGEDFRRLWWAYTASETGSAIGYGALPLVAVLILHASAAEVSLLAAIPGLVGALLALPVGDLVEFRAKRPVLITADVVRFVALGSVPVAIVLSVVSLPQLYVVSVVQTVALVAFTAAGGAHLRALVGTRQRAEAASRFEVAGWTVNSAGPPLGGVLVSAVGPAVTTLIDAISYLASALGVRSIRRPEPPPPARSGSRHFGRDLLVGWRYLLRHRELALLFGNGVLFGSAVLAGAPLETVLMLDDLGFGPWQYGLVIGLPCLGGLVGARLAPRLSHRFGTRRVLLWAGAARSPWLLVIPFVGRGFGGMVTYLLTSTALLLAAGVFNPLFSAHRMNIVREDMLARVLGSWSIGSRLVRPVFVAAAGGLASLTGVRAAIGVAGVVCVLSVPLLFVRTGTARHADPFAA; this is encoded by the coding sequence ATGAGGGCGGGGCTGGGGGAGGATTTCCGGCGGCTGTGGTGGGCATACACCGCGAGTGAGACCGGATCGGCGATCGGGTACGGCGCCCTTCCCCTCGTGGCGGTCCTGATCTTGCACGCGTCCGCGGCCGAAGTGTCGCTGCTGGCGGCGATACCCGGGCTCGTGGGTGCGCTTCTCGCGTTGCCGGTGGGCGATTTGGTCGAGTTCCGCGCCAAGCGGCCGGTGCTGATCACCGCGGATGTGGTGCGGTTCGTGGCGCTGGGGAGCGTGCCGGTGGCGATCGTGCTGAGTGTGGTGTCGCTGCCGCAGTTGTACGTGGTCAGCGTGGTGCAGACGGTGGCCCTGGTCGCGTTCACCGCGGCCGGCGGGGCGCACCTGCGTGCGCTGGTCGGCACCCGGCAGCGCGCCGAGGCGGCGAGCCGGTTCGAAGTCGCCGGCTGGACGGTGAACTCCGCGGGCCCGCCGCTGGGTGGCGTCTTGGTCTCCGCTGTCGGACCCGCGGTGACGACCCTGATCGACGCGATCTCCTACCTGGCCTCGGCGCTGGGCGTCCGGTCGATCCGCCGCCCGGAGCCCCCACCGCCCGCGCGCTCCGGGAGCCGGCACTTCGGCCGCGATCTCCTCGTGGGGTGGCGTTACCTGCTCCGGCATCGGGAACTGGCGTTGCTGTTCGGCAACGGCGTGCTGTTCGGCTCCGCGGTCTTGGCCGGCGCCCCGTTGGAAACCGTGCTGATGCTGGACGACCTCGGGTTCGGACCGTGGCAGTACGGTTTGGTCATCGGCTTGCCCTGCCTGGGCGGCCTAGTCGGCGCACGGCTTGCTCCGCGGCTGTCGCACCGTTTCGGGACGCGTCGAGTGCTGTTGTGGGCAGGCGCCGCGCGGTCCCCGTGGCTGCTCGTGATCCCCTTCGTCGGTCGCGGCTTCGGCGGGATGGTGACGTACCTGCTGACCAGCACGGCGTTGTTGCTGGCGGCAGGCGTGTTCAACCCCTTGTTCAGTGCCCACCGCATGAACATCGTCCGCGAGGACATGCTGGCCCGGGTGCTCGGCAGCTGGTCGATCGGCAGCCGGCTGGTCCGCCCGGTGTTCGTCGCCGCCGCGGGCGGGCTTGCGAGCCTCACCGGCGTCCGTGCCGCGATCGGTGTCGCCGGCGTGGTGTGTGTCCTCAGCGTCCCGCTGCTGTTCGTGCGCACGGGTACGGCCCGGCACGCCGATCCTTTCGCTGCGTGA
- a CDS encoding TIM-barrel domain-containing protein, giving the protein MRLLAVVCLAGTVVTTGAAAGAAPASGLAAQTVTAGQARFEVLSPTLIRTEYAGDSAFVDAGTFTTIGRGSFAKTPYTTTKRDGWLTIRTSAVQVRYKLGSGAFSDDNLTIGLRTGGQDVTARPWAGKLTPICAFGTLCEAEDLQLSGPGVATDHRGYTGNGFAAGFVNAGDDVAFRTTAPAAGDYQLDLRYANGSGGDGQHTTRTLTVLVDGGDPHPVTLPPTADWDTWTQATVPVTLPAGEHRVSVERGTGDSGNVNLDSLAVVTTGAAYPQPVPPAPTSCAFGAICEAEQGATAGGARPASDHDGYSGKGFLAGLDRANSSGTLTVTGVPADGSYDLQLRYADATAVSGRTQPTTVSLRVGSGAPATVTLPATSSWNSWRTTAIPVRLAAGTNAVTFGCPDSTSCHLNVDTAAVTASHSVLLAPHAALGGYRRGLDGVDGTTVTSPGILYQDGWSLLDDTASALYDPGTKVLTQRPAHGGKAYQDGYVFAYGQDYARALQELARLTGPSLLLPRWSYGVWYSEYYDRTAADFEQTILPKFRSENVPLDMLVVDTDYKTPNKWNGWEIDPSRFPDPAAFFRWAHDEGLHTALNIHPSILAADPQFPAAQATAKGKLKPGSCGGGGTGCYVFDFGDPDQLRAYFDVHRPMEQQGNDLWWLDWCCDGSKSGLAGVTPDSWINQQYADDAAKTVGRGFAFSRAYGSLQAGGYSSPTAVPTGPWADKRTTLHFTGDTISDWATLGFEVGYTPGESAATGLASVSHDIGGHTGGLQEPGSEPGSTKLPDDLYARWVQLGTFQPIDRLHSNHSDRLPWQYGAAADASATKFLNLREDLVPYTYTLAQQAAATGLPIVRPLYLQYPDRQEAYAQAGGEYLYGPDMLVAPVTSPGTTASTSVWFPPGSDWTDYFTGKTYHGGTTAQITTGWDTMPVFLRSGGIMVTRSANVTGDEHNPLTAATVTVAGGHNGAFTLYEDDGQSPSAKGATTGLTYAEDAHSATLAIAAMHGSYPGRPAQRTWTVRFTDAKAPSAVFVDGHRSPGGTWTWDSATRTVTVRTPAQPVARPLTVRVVNS; this is encoded by the coding sequence GTGCGGCTGCTGGCCGTGGTGTGCCTCGCGGGCACTGTGGTGACCACGGGGGCTGCCGCCGGCGCGGCACCGGCTTCCGGCCTGGCCGCGCAGACGGTGACGGCCGGGCAGGCGCGGTTCGAGGTGCTGTCGCCGACGCTCATCCGGACGGAGTACGCGGGCGACTCCGCGTTCGTCGACGCCGGCACTTTCACCACGATCGGCCGTGGCAGCTTCGCCAAAACGCCTTACACCACAACGAAGCGTGACGGCTGGCTGACCATCCGGACCAGCGCCGTGCAGGTGCGCTACAAACTCGGTTCGGGCGCGTTCTCCGACGACAACCTCACTATCGGGTTGCGCACGGGCGGCCAGGACGTCACGGCCCGCCCCTGGGCGGGCAAACTGACGCCAATATGCGCGTTCGGCACCCTGTGTGAGGCCGAGGACCTGCAGCTGTCCGGGCCGGGCGTGGCCACTGATCACCGCGGCTACACCGGAAACGGCTTCGCTGCGGGCTTCGTCAACGCCGGGGACGACGTGGCGTTCCGCACGACCGCGCCGGCGGCCGGCGATTACCAGCTGGACCTGCGCTACGCCAACGGATCCGGCGGCGACGGGCAGCACACGACCCGCACGCTCACGGTCCTCGTGGACGGCGGCGACCCGCACCCGGTCACGTTGCCGCCCACCGCCGACTGGGACACCTGGACGCAGGCCACCGTGCCGGTCACGCTGCCCGCGGGGGAGCACCGGGTGAGCGTCGAACGGGGCACCGGCGACTCCGGCAACGTCAACCTCGACAGCCTCGCCGTGGTCACGACCGGCGCCGCGTACCCACAGCCCGTTCCGCCCGCGCCCACCTCGTGCGCCTTCGGCGCGATCTGTGAGGCCGAACAGGGTGCCACGGCCGGCGGCGCGCGCCCGGCGAGCGACCACGACGGGTACTCCGGCAAGGGTTTCCTCGCCGGTCTGGACCGGGCGAACTCGTCCGGCACGCTCACCGTGACCGGTGTACCCGCGGACGGCTCGTACGACCTGCAATTGCGCTACGCCGATGCGACCGCCGTTTCCGGCCGGACGCAGCCCACCACCGTGTCCCTCCGGGTGGGCAGCGGCGCACCGGCCACCGTCACGTTGCCGGCGACCAGCAGCTGGAACTCGTGGCGCACCACCGCCATCCCGGTGAGGCTCGCGGCGGGCACCAATGCCGTGACGTTCGGCTGCCCCGACTCCACGAGCTGCCACCTCAACGTCGACACCGCCGCGGTGACCGCGTCCCACTCGGTGTTGCTCGCCCCGCACGCGGCGCTCGGCGGCTACCGGCGCGGGCTCGACGGCGTGGACGGCACCACCGTCACCAGCCCGGGAATCCTCTACCAGGACGGCTGGTCGCTGCTCGACGACACCGCCTCGGCGCTGTACGACCCGGGCACCAAGGTGCTCACCCAGCGCCCCGCGCACGGCGGCAAGGCCTACCAGGACGGCTACGTGTTCGCCTACGGCCAGGACTACGCCCGCGCGTTGCAGGAGTTGGCCCGGCTGACCGGGCCGTCGCTGCTGCTGCCGCGCTGGTCTTACGGCGTCTGGTACTCCGAGTACTACGACCGCACGGCCGCGGACTTCGAACAGACCATCCTGCCGAAGTTCCGGTCGGAGAACGTGCCGCTGGACATGCTCGTCGTCGACACCGACTACAAGACGCCGAACAAGTGGAACGGCTGGGAAATCGATCCTTCCCGGTTCCCCGACCCGGCGGCGTTCTTCCGGTGGGCGCACGATGAGGGCCTGCACACGGCGCTGAACATCCACCCGAGCATCCTCGCGGCCGATCCGCAGTTCCCCGCCGCGCAGGCGACCGCGAAGGGCAAGCTGAAGCCCGGGAGCTGCGGCGGTGGCGGCACCGGCTGCTACGTCTTCGACTTCGGCGATCCGGACCAGCTGCGGGCCTACTTCGACGTGCACCGGCCGATGGAGCAGCAGGGCAACGACCTCTGGTGGCTCGATTGGTGCTGCGACGGGTCGAAATCCGGTCTCGCCGGCGTCACCCCGGACTCGTGGATCAATCAGCAGTACGCCGACGACGCGGCGAAGACCGTCGGCCGCGGGTTCGCGTTCTCCCGCGCGTACGGCTCGCTGCAGGCCGGTGGCTACAGCTCGCCCACCGCGGTGCCCACGGGGCCGTGGGCCGACAAGCGCACCACCCTGCACTTCACCGGTGACACCATCTCCGACTGGGCCACGCTGGGCTTCGAGGTCGGCTACACACCCGGCGAGTCCGCGGCGACCGGGCTGGCGTCGGTGAGCCACGACATCGGTGGCCACACCGGGGGCCTGCAGGAACCGGGGAGCGAGCCGGGCAGCACGAAGCTGCCGGACGACCTGTACGCGCGCTGGGTGCAGCTCGGCACGTTCCAGCCGATCGACCGGCTCCACTCCAACCACAGCGACCGGTTGCCGTGGCAGTACGGGGCCGCGGCGGACGCGTCGGCGACGAAGTTCCTGAACCTGCGCGAGGACCTCGTGCCCTACACGTACACGCTCGCGCAGCAGGCCGCCGCGACCGGGCTGCCGATCGTGCGGCCGCTCTACCTGCAGTACCCGGATCGGCAGGAGGCCTACGCGCAGGCCGGCGGGGAGTACCTGTACGGCCCGGACATGCTGGTGGCGCCGGTGACCAGCCCGGGCACCACCGCCTCCACGAGTGTGTGGTTCCCGCCCGGCAGCGACTGGACGGACTACTTCACGGGCAAGACCTACCACGGCGGCACCACTGCACAGATCACCACGGGCTGGGACACGATGCCGGTGTTCCTGCGCTCGGGCGGCATCATGGTCACCCGCAGCGCGAACGTCACCGGCGACGAGCACAACCCGCTGACCGCCGCGACGGTCACCGTGGCCGGCGGCCACAACGGCGCGTTCACCCTCTACGAAGACGACGGGCAGTCGCCTTCCGCGAAGGGCGCCACCACCGGCCTGACCTACGCCGAGGACGCCCACTCGGCGACGCTCGCGATCGCCGCCATGCACGGGTCGTACCCGGGCCGGCCCGCGCAGCGCACCTGGACCGTCCGGTTCACCGACGCCAAGGCACCGTCGGCCGTCTTCGTCGACGGCCACCGCAGCCCCGGCGGGACCTGGACGTGGGACTCCGCGACGAGGACCGTGACCGTCCGGACGCCGGCGCAACCGGTGGCGCGTCCGCTCACCGTGCGGGTGGTGAACTCGTAG